The Capra hircus breed San Clemente chromosome 25, ASM170441v1, whole genome shotgun sequence genome has a window encoding:
- the LOC102186001 gene encoding putative olfactory receptor 4A4, with protein sequence MEQRNNVTEFVLLGLTQSIQGRKILFVMFLFIYIVTMVGNLLIVLTVVVSPILDTPMYFFLGCLSFMDAIYSTTVTPNMIIDLLYGRKTISFQACMTQLFIWHFFGGADIFLLVVMAYDRYVAICKPLHYLTIMNKRVCVLLLLLTWTGGFLHGVFHPLFVYNLPFCGPNVIDHFMCDMYPLLKLACTDTQVTAIIVLTNDGAICVIIFSLLLISYGVILRSLKNRGQVGRRKALSTCGSQITVVVLFFVPCIFMYIRPPSTLSVDKSLTLFYSIITPMLNPLIYTLRNGEMKNAMKKLWTTKRK encoded by the coding sequence ATGGAACAAAGGAACAATGTAACTGAATTTGTCCTTTTGGGGCTCACTCAAAGCATCCAGGGCCGGAAAATATTATTTGTCATGTTCTTGTTCATTTATATCGTGACCATGGTGGGCAACCTACTTATTGTCCTGACTGTGGTGGTCAGCCCAATCCTGGATACCCCTATGTACTTCTTTCTTGGCTGCTTATCATTTATGGATGCTATTTATTCTACTACAGTCACACCAAATATGATTATAGACTTACTGTATGGAAGGAAAACCATTTCCTTCCAGGCTTGCATGACCCAGCTTTTTATTTGGCACTTTTTTGGTGGTGCTGATATATTCCTCCTGGTGGTCATGGCttatgaccgctatgtggccatctgcaaacCTTTGCATTATTTGACCATCATGAATAAGCGAGTGTGTGTTCTGTTGCTGCTGTTGACCTGGACTGGTGGGTTTTTACATGGTGTATTTCATCCTCTCTTTGTCTACAATCTTCCCTTCTGTGGCCCCAATGTCATTGACCACTTTATGTGTGACATGTACCCCTTGTTAAAACTTGCTTGCACTGACACCCAGGTTACTGCCATTATAGTACTTACCAATGATGGGGCAATATGTGTGATCATCTTTTCTCTCTTACTCATCTCCTATGGGGTCATTCTGCGCTCCCTGAAGAATCGTGGTCAGGTAGGGAGACGCAAAGCCTTGTCCACCTGTGGCTCCCAAATTACTGTTGTGGTCCTCTTCTTTGTGCcctgtatttttatgtatatcaGACCTCCTTCTACCTTGTCCGTTGATAAATCGTTGACTCTGTTTTACAGCATTATCACCCCTATGTTGAACCCGCTCATCTATACTCTGAGAAATGGTGAGATGAAAAATGCCATGAAAAAGCTCTGGAcgacaaaaagaaaatga
- the LOC102186294 gene encoding olfactory receptor 140-like, whose product MDVLTPPNNVTEFVLLGLTQNPHLQKMLFIVFLLIFLFTVLANLLIVITISLSPTLSAPMYFFLTHLSFIDGIFTSVTTPKLITDLLYQRRTISWSGCLIQIFLEHIMGGSEIILLISMSYDRYMAICKPLHYTTIMRQGLCQLLVVVAWIGGILHATVQILFIVNLTFCGPNVIDHFMCDFFSLLELACSDTYKLGIMVAANTAGMCLVFFIMLLISYTVILHSLKSHGSEARRKALSTCGSHFMVVVLFFGPCIFTYMRPVVTYPVDKFVAMFFAILTPMLNPIIYTVRNTEVKNAIRSLLKRRVT is encoded by the coding sequence ATGGATGTCCTCACACCTCCCAACAACGTGACTGAGTTTGTTCTCTTGGGACTCACACAGAATCCACACTTGCAGAAAATGCTCTTCATTGTCTTTTTGCTCATCTTCCTATTTACTGTGTTGGCCAACCTGCTCATTGTCATAACCATCTCCCTCAGCCCCACACTTTCAGCTCCCATGTACTTCTTTCTCACTCACTTGTCCTTCATAGATGGCATCTTCACCTCTGTCACAACCCCCAAACTGATAACTGACCTGCTGTACCAGAGGAGAACCATCTCCTGGAGTGGCTGCCTGATTCAGATCTTTCTGGAACACATAATGGGAGGTTCAGAGATCATCCTTCTTATTTCCATGTCCTATGACCGCTacatggccatctgcaagcctctGCACTACACGACCATCATGAGACAGGGGCTCTGCCAGCTCCTGGTGGTGGTGGCCTGGATTGGGGGCATCCTGCATGCCACCGTGCAGATTCTTTTCATTGTCAACTTGACCTTCTGTGGCCCCAACGTCATTGATCACTTCATGTGTGATTTCTTCTCACTGTTGGAACTCGCCTGCAGTGACACCTACAAGCTGGGCATCATGGTGGCAGCTAACACTGCAGGAATGTGCTTAGTGTTTTTTATCATGCTCCTCATCTCCTACACAGTCATCCTGCACTCTCTGAAATCCCATGGCTCTGAAGCACGACGCAAAGCCCTCTCTACATGTGGCTCCCATTTCATGGTAGTGGTGCTCTTTTTTGGTCCCTGTATATTCACCTATATGCGTCCTGTGGTCACCTACCCTGTGGACAAATTTGTGGCTATGTTCTTTGCAATCCTCACTCCCATGTTAAATCCCATCATTTACACAGTGAGAAACACAGAGGTGAAAAATGCCATCAGGAGTTTGTTGAAGAGGAGAGTGACTTAG